From Brassica oleracea var. oleracea cultivar TO1000 chromosome C3, BOL, whole genome shotgun sequence, a single genomic window includes:
- the LOC106336117 gene encoding mannose-1-phosphate guanylyltransferase 1-like, with protein MKALILVGGFGTRLRPLTLSFPKPLVDFANKPMILHQIEALKAVGVDEVVLAINYQPEVMLNFLKDFEAKLEIKITCSQETEPMGTAGPLALARDKLVDGSGEPFFVLNSDVISEYPLKEMIEFHKAHGGEASIMVTKVDEPSKYGVVVMDETTGKVEKFVEKPKLFVGNKINAGIYLLNPSVLDKIELRPTSIEKETFPKIAAAQGLYAMVLPGFWMDIGQPRDYITGLRLYLDSLRKKSPAKLTTGAHLVGNVLVDETAKIGEGCLIGPDVAIGPGCVVESGVRLSRCTVMRGARIKKHACISSSIIGWHSTVGQWARIENMTILGEDVHVCDEIYTNGGVVLPHKEIKSNILKPEIVM; from the exons ATGAAGGCTCTCATTCTCGTTGGAGGGTTCGGGACTCGGTTGAGACCATTGACTCTCAGTTTCCCAAAGCCCCTTGTTGACTTCGCCAACAAACCCATGATCCTTCATCAG ATAGAGGCGCTCAAGGCAGTTGGAGTTGATGAAGTGGTTCTGGCCATCAATTACCAACCAGAGGTGATGCTTAACTTCTTGAAAGACTTTGAGGCAAAGCTCGAAATCAAAATCACTTGCTCACAAGAGACTGAGCCTATGGGTACGGCTGGTCCTCTGGCTCTAGCTAGAGACAAACTGGTTGACGGATCTGGAGAGCCCTTCTTTGTCCTTAACAGTGATGTGATTAGTGAGTACCCACTCAAAGAGATGATTGAATTTCACAAAGCTCACGGTGGGGAAGCCTCCATTATGGTGACAAAG GTTGATGAACCGTCCAAGTATGGAGTTGTGGTCATGGATGAAACTACAGGAAAAGTGGAGAAGTTTGTGGAAAAGCCAAAACTGTTTGTAGGCAACAAGATCAACGCTGGGATATACCTTCTGAACCCATCTGTTCTCGACAAGATCGAGCTAAGACCGACATCGATCGAGAAAGAAACCTTCCCCAAGATTGCAGCAGCTCAAGGACTCTACGCGATGGTGTTACCAGGATTCTGGATGGACATCGGGCAACCCCGTGATTACATAACGGGCCTGAGACTCTACTTAGACTCTCTGAGAAAGAAATCTCCCGCCAAGCTAACCACTGGTGCACACCTTGTTGGTAACGTTCTGGTGGATGAAACCGCTAAGATTGGGGAAGGGTGTTTGATAGGACCAGACGTGGCCATTGGTCCAGGCTGCGTTGTTGAGTCAGGGGTGAGGCTTTCACGGTGCACGGTCATGCGTGGGGCGAGGATCAAGAAACATGCGTGTATCTCGAGCAGTATCATAGGATGGCACTCGACGGTTGGGCAGTGGGCTAGGATTGAGAACATGACGATCTTGGGGGAAGATGTTCATGTGTGTGATGAGATATACACCAATGGAGGAGTTGTTTTGCCACACAAGGAGATCAAATCCAACATCTTGAAGCCAGAGATAGTTATGTGA
- the LOC106328310 gene encoding delta-1-pyrroline-5-carboxylate synthase A-like yields MEETDRSRAFAKDVKRIVVKVGTAVVTGKGGRLALGRLGALCEQLAELNSDGFEVILVTSGAVGLGRQRLRYRQMINSSFADLQKPQSELDGKACAGVGQSSLMAYYETMFDQLDVTAAQLLVNDSSFRDKDFRKQLSETVKSMLDLSVIPIFNENDAISTRRAPYQDSSGIFWDNDSLAALLALELKADLLILLSDVEGLYTGPPSDPDSKLIHTFIKEKHQDEITFGDKSRLGRGGMTAKVKAAVNAAYAGIPVIITSGFSTENIDKVLRGLRVGTLFHQDACQWAPVTDSTARDMAVAARESSRKLQALSSEDRKQILYNVADALEANVETIRAENELDVAAAQEAGLEESMVARLVMTPAKISSLAASVRKLADMEDPIGRVLKKTEVADGLVLEKTSSPLGVLLIVFESRPDALVQIASLAIRSGNGLLLKGGKEARRSNAILHKVITDAIPETVGGKLIGLVTSREEIPDLLKLDDVIDLVIPRGSNKLVSQIKSTTKIPVLGHADGICHVYVDKACNVDMAKRIVSDSKLDYPAACNAMETLLVHKDHEQNGVLNDLIFVLQNNGVTLYGGPKASKILNIPQTPTFNHEYCSKACTVEVVEDVYAAIDHIHRHGSAHTDCIVTEDPEVAELFLRQVDSAAVFHNASTRFSDGFRFGLGAEVGISTGRIHARGPVGVEGLLTTRWILRGNGQVVDGDNGIAYTHQDIPI; encoded by the exons ATGGAGGAGACAGATCGTTCACGCGCTTTCGCCAAAGACGTCAAACGCATCGTCGTTAAG GTTGGAACAGCTGTTGTAACTGGGAAAGGTGGAAGATTGGCTCTTGGTCGCTTAGGAGCTCTCTGTGAACAG CTTGCGGAGTTGAACTCGGATGGATTTGAGGTGATTTTGGTGACGTCTGGTGCGGTTGGGCTTGGCCGCCAAAGGCTTCGTTACAGACAGATGATCAACAGCAG CTTTGCGGATCTACAGAAGCCTCAGAGTGAGCTTGATGGGAAGGCTTGTGCTGGTGTTGGACAAAGCAGTCTTATGGCTTATTATGAGACTATGTTCGACCAG CTGGATGTGACGGCGGCTCAGCTTCTGGTGAATGACAGTAGTTTCAGAGACAAGGACTTCAGGAAGCAACTTAGTGAAACTGTCAAGTCCATGCTTGATTTGAGTGTTATTCCAATTTTCAATGAGAATGATGCTATTAGCACCAGAAGAGCTCCTTATCAG GATTCATCTGGCATCTTCTGGGATAACGACAGCTTAGCTGCTCTACTGGCTTTGGAACTGAAAGCCGATCTTCTCATTCTTCTGAGCGATGTCGAAGGTCTCTACACTGGTCCTCCAAGTGATCCTGACTCTAAGCTGATCCACACATTCATCAAGGAAAAACATCAAGATGAGATTACATTCGGCGACAAGTCAAGGCTAGGAAGAGGAGGCATGACTGCAAAAGTGAAAGCTGCGGTTAATGCAGCTTATGCTGGGATCCCTGTCATCATAACCAG TGGGTTTTCAACTGAGAACATAGACAAAGTCCTCAGAGGACTCCGTGTTGGAACCTTATTCCATCAAGATGCTTGTCAATGGGCTCCGGTCACAGACTCTACTGCTCGTGACATGGCAGTTGCTGCAAGGGAGAGTTCCAGAAAGCTTCAGGCCTTATCTTCAGAAGATAGGAAGCAGATTCTGTATAATGTTGCCGATGCTCTTGAAGCAAATGTGGAAACAATCAGAGCTGAGAATGAACTAGATGTAGCTGCTGCACAAGAAGCTGGATTAGAAGAGTCAATGGTGGCACGCTTAGTTATGACACCTGCCAAG ATCTCGAGCCTTGCAGCTTCGGTTCGCAAGCTAGCCGATATGGAAGATCCAATCGGCCGTGTTTTAAAGAAAACTGAG GTGGCAGATGGTCTTGTTTTAGAGAAGACCTCATCACCATTAGGCGTACTCCTGATTGTTTTTGAGTCCCGACCTGATGCACTTGTCCAG ATAGCTTCACTTGCCATCCGTAGTGGAAACGGTCTTCTTCTAAAGGGTGGAAAGGAGGCCCGGCGATCAAATGCTATCTTACACAAG GTGATCACTGATGCAATTCCAGAGACTGTCGGTGGTAAACTCATTGGACTTGTGACTTCAAGGGAAGAGATTCCTGATCTGCTCAAG CTTGATGATGTTATTGATCTTGTGATCCCAAGAGGAAGCAACAAGCTTGTTTCCCAGATAAAAAGTACTACCAAAATCCCTGTGCTAGGTCATGCAG ATGGAATCTGTCATGTATACGTCGACAAGGCATGTAATGTGGACATGGCAAAGCGCATAGTTTCTGATTCAAAGTTGGATTATCCAGCAGCCTGTAATGCGATG GAAACGCTTCTTGTGCATAAGGATCATGAGCAGAATGGTGTGCTCAATGATCTTATATTTGTTCTACAGAACAATG GAGTCACTTTGTATGGTGGACCAAAGGCAAGTAAAATACTGAACATACCACAAACACCGACGTTCAATCATGAGTATTGTTCAAAGGCTTGCACCGTCGAAGTTGTAGAAGACGTCTATGCTGCTATTGATCACATTCACCGACATGGGAG TGCACACACAGACTGCATTGTGACAGAGGATCCCGAAGTTGCAGAGCTATTCCTTCGCCAAGTGGACAG TGCTGCTGTGTTCCACAACGCAAGCACAAGATTCTCTGATGGTTTTCGATTTGGACTTGGTGCTGAGGTGGGAATAAGCACTGGCAGGATCCATGCTCGTGGTCCAGTGGGAGTCGAAGGACTACTTACAACAAGATG GATACTGAGAGGAAATGGACAAGTTGTGGATGGAGACAATGGGATTGCTTACACCCATCAAGACATTCCCATCTAA
- the LOC106331492 gene encoding protein YIPF1 homolog, producing MDESFSNLQTSHLLGSVPAVISEDDKKSTNVHIASVNEGPSANMQIFPPHQGNNSKGYQTLESPTEGPEQQPSNNWKGYFNVYSYAQYFNVDTDVVLNRLMSSLYPTSGDFFSKIDANPDLYGLVWICTTLVFVLSSLGNCATYLVKKRTDSEAPWVFDVNYINLAASLIFGYAIIVPVAFYFSLRYMGSRADLLRFWCLWGYSLFVFIPTTLPLLIPVEFLRWVIILLAGGASSCFVALNLRSYLEASNDLTVVLAVAFGLQMVLSIFIKVWFFP from the exons ATGGATGAGTCGTTCTCTAATCTACAGACGAGCCATTTGCTTGGTTCAGTTCCC GCTGTGATCAGCGAGGACGACAAGAAAAGCACGAATGTGCATATAGCAAGCGTAAACGAAG GTCCTTCTGCAAACATGCAGATATTTCCACCACATCAAGGAAACAATTCAAAGGGTTATCAAACTCTTGAGAGCCCAACTG AAGGACCTGAACAGCAGCCATCAAACAACTGGAAGGGATACTTTAACGTCTACTCATACGCCCAGTACTTCAACGTGGACACAGACGTTGTTTTGAACAGACTGATGAGTTCCTTGTACCCCACCAGTGGTGATTTTTTCAGCAAGATTGATGCCAATCCTGATTT GTATGGTCTTGTCTGGATCTGCACCACGCTTGTGTTTGTGCTTTCCTCTCTCGGAAACTGTGCCACGTACCTCGTGAAGAAACGAACCGACAGTGAAGCTCCTTGGGTCTTTGATGTGAACTATATAAACTTGGCAGCATCTTTAATCTTTGGCTATGCAATCATTGTGCCAGTGGCGTTTTACTTCTCACTCCGGTATATGGGATCCAGAGCTGATCTTCTAAGATTCTGGTGCCTCTGGGGATACTCTCTCTTCGTTTTCATTCCAACCACT CTTCCATTGCTTATTCCGGTGGAGTTTCTGAGATGGGTGATCATACTCTTAGCTGGTGGCGCATCATCATGCTTTGTTGCCCTGAATCTACGGTCTTACCTTGAGGCGAGCAATGATCTGACCGTTGTATTGGCTGTAGCGTTTGGTCTGCAAATGGTTCTTTCTATCTTCATCAAAGTCTGGTTCTTTCCTTAA